One Campylobacter concisus DNA segment encodes these proteins:
- a CDS encoding LemA family protein, with amino-acid sequence MKNLIAIVVVIAALVFGAFKYANSFVVLDENTNEKWSQVLNQYKRRADLVPNLVETVKGYAAHEQKVFEDVANARSKSMQVSIDASSLSDEAKVKEFMAAQGQLGSALGRLMAVSESYPELKANQNFLSLQSQLEGTENRISVARRDYIEAVKEYNVALRSFPGKFIASIFHPEMKPKQGIEVSSEDMKNPKVSFEK; translated from the coding sequence ATGAAAAATTTAATAGCCATAGTTGTGGTCATCGCCGCACTTGTTTTTGGCGCTTTCAAATACGCAAATTCATTTGTCGTGCTTGATGAAAACACCAACGAGAAGTGGTCTCAGGTGCTAAATCAATACAAAAGAAGAGCCGATCTCGTGCCAAATTTAGTTGAAACTGTAAAAGGCTACGCAGCTCACGAGCAAAAGGTCTTTGAAGACGTGGCAAACGCAAGAAGCAAGAGCATGCAAGTAAGCATCGACGCAAGTAGCCTTAGCGACGAGGCAAAGGTTAAAGAATTTATGGCAGCTCAGGGTCAGCTAGGCTCTGCGCTTGGCAGGCTAATGGCAGTTAGCGAGAGCTACCCAGAGCTAAAAGCAAACCAAAATTTCCTCTCACTCCAAAGCCAGCTTGAAGGCACAGAAAACCGCATAAGCGTAGCAAGGCGCGACTACATCGAGGCTGTAAAAGAGTATAACGTAGCTCTTAGAAGCTTTCCAGGTAAATTTATAGCTAGTATCTTTCATCCAGAGATGAAGCCAAAGCAAGGCATCGAGGTTAGCAGCGAAGATATGAAAAACCCAAAAGTTTCGTTTGAGAAATAA